From a single Fusarium fujikuroi IMI 58289 draft genome, chromosome FFUJ_chr03 genomic region:
- a CDS encoding related to RGD2-GTPase activating protein, with translation MPGFADSFWSSDYAAGLGVLFSKLQQGVHENRQVLTIARLRAEAEETYGQRLGDIAPSADKITGGFSRDDGATVRKAFDGMRNEMQDAARNHRRIAQSIRDLVVNPFSRWCDAHEARIQDSQDELQVRIKAHDRQAEAVKKLRSVYFNKCRLVEDLEEENKLAFQDPETSPKGNQNIPEIKVQPHKEEEPEEEELYEIGDDTYQPEQVKKILSQMLSSIKMGETKVPILGTYLNTSSGSDIVEYLQRSMGNIGVAYAERIGQDLVNNGFLRLIGNVGSTFANSSKMFYQWRPKAFQMAGVPEKKSINRTFSLASTGSEGADSPVGTVSEYLANWNVLNNSHPNETPSQRLKREASEADERYREGVRKLDQLRCELEEAIHLHLKFLERCELDRLKAVKTVILDFSGTIGNVIPSLQSTVDQMMLFQETIQPQSDLRYLLETYRTGSFVPKVVVYENYYNKVDEQTFGIDLEARARADKKRVPMIVTTILTYLDHHYPDLEGDEARRGVWLLEVPLSQSHRLRAKVNDGKPVSPDVFDEFDIPTVASLLKVYLLELPDSLVSSHVYEIIRTIYSTPSTDADESSRIAALQSTLSQLRLTNIATLDACMNHFTRLIDLTSADETYVASLASTLAPCILRPRTETSLTMEEKHAYRLVRDLFAHKDAIFSALKRMSMVTHSTSVGSNNRPRAISTDESNRKALMEERNRALLEKANASRGRDKSPAPGPRGHRRDRSTGGPETRFPIASPTSAVDRHRTSLGGVIKRQSLEVPEPDGAAPVNGDAEKDRSDADSEKRDSRDSTGRTPTKFVGGKRVPVVPSTPPSESNRGVQLEDAPMED, from the exons ATGCCGGGGTTCGCTGATTCCTTCTGGTCGAGCGATTACGCTGCGGGACTTGGTGTCCTGTTTAGCAAGCTTCAACAAGGTGTTCATGAGAACAGACAGGTTCTGACCATCGCACGCCTGCGCGCCGAAGCCGAGGAGACGTATGGTCAGCGACTTGGCGATATTGCTCCATCCGCCGACAAGATCACTGGTGGCTTCAGCCGTGATGACGGGGCTACCGTTCGCAAG GCCTTTGATGGCATGCGAAATGAGATGCAAGATGCTGCTCGCAACCACCGTCGCATCGCCCAGAGCATTCGCGACCTCGTTGTCAACCCCTTCTCCCGTTGGTGCGACGCCCACGAAGCTCGTATCCAGGACTCTCAAGATGAGCTGCAAGTGCGCATCAAAGCTCACGACCGTCAGGCTGAGgcagtcaagaagctccgaTCCGTGTACTTCAACAAATGCCGACTAGTAGAGGACCTCGAAGAGGAAAATAAGCTTGCCTTCCAGGATCCTGAAACCAGCCCCAAAGGCAATCAGAATATCCCCGAGATCAAGGTTCAGCCTCATAAGGAGGAGGAacccgaggaggaagagctaTATGAAATTGGCGACGACACTTACCAGCCCGAGCAAGTGAAGAAGATCCTTTCCCAAATGCTTTCCAGCATCAAGATGGGCGAGACCAAGGTGCCAATCCTGGGAACATATCTCAACACTTCCTCCGGTTCCGACATCGTCGAATATTTGCAGCGTAGCATGGGCAACATCGGCGTGGCTTATGCCGAGCGAATTGGTCAAGATCTTGTTAACAACGGTTTTCTTCGTCTCATCGGTAATGTGGGAAGTACATTTGCCAACAGCTCCAAGATGTTTTATCAATGGCGACCCAAGGCTTTCCAAATGGCTGGTGTTCCCGAAAAGAAGTCTATTAACCGCACTTTCTCACTGGCTTCTACCGGTTCTGAGGGCGCTGATTCTCCGGTTGGAACTGTCAGCGAATATCTTGCCAACTGGAATGTTCTCAACAACTCTCACCCTAACGAGACCCCTAGCCAGCGTCTTAAGCGAGAGGCTTCCGAGGCCGATGAGAGGTACCGCGAGGGCGTCCGCAAGCTTGACCAGCTTCGGTgcgagcttgaggaggccattcatctccatctcaagttcctcgagcGTTGCGAGCTTGACCGTCTAAAGGCTGTCAAGACTGTCATCCTCGACTTCTCGGGCACCATTGGAAACGTCATCCCAAGCCTGCAGTCTACTGTAGACCAGATGATGCTCTTCCAGGAGACCATCCAGCCCCAGAGCGATCTACGCTATCTTCTCGAGACCTATCGCACTGGAAGTTTCGTGCCCAAAGTGGTCGTCTATGagaactattataataaggtCGATGAGCAGACATTCGGTATCGATCTGGAGGCGCGTGCCAGGGCTGACAAGAAGCGTGTGCCCATGATTGTTACCACCATCTTGACCTATTTAGACCACCATTACCCTGATCTTGAAGGTGACGAGGCTCGGCGAGGTGTGTGGTTGCTGGAAGTTCCGCTATCACAATCTCACCGTCTACGCGCCAAGGTTAATGATGGCAAGCCTGTTTCTCCTGATGTGTTTGATGAATTTGATATCCCCACGGTTGCCAGTTTGCTCAAGGTTTATCTCTTGGAGTTACCCG ATTCTCTGGTCTCCTCTCACGTTTACGAGATTATCCGAACTATTTACTCTACCCCATCTACTGACGCTGATGAGTCCTCTCGCATTGCTGCTCTCCAATCTACTCTATCACAGCTCCGCCTCACCAATATTGCCACCCTCGATGCTTGCATGAACCACTTCACTCGATTGATCGACCTGACTTCTGCCGATGAAACTTATGTTGCATCTCTTGCTAGCACACTTGCACCTTGCATCCTGAGGCCACGAACGGAGACCTCACTCACaatggaagagaagcatGCGTACCGACTGGTCCGAGATCTGTTTGCCCATAAGGATGCCATCTTCAGTGCACTGAAGCGTATGTCTATGGTTACACACTCCACTTCTGTTGGCAGCAACAACCGCCCTCGAGCTATTAGTACCGATGAAAGCAACCGCAAGGCCCTTATGGAAGAGCGGAATAGAGCTCTGCTTGAAAAGGCCAACGCAAGCCGCGGTCGTGATAAGAGCCCTGCGCCCGGCCCCCGTGGTCACCGCCGAGACCGAAGCACTGGTGGACCAGAGACCCGATTCCCTATTGCCAGCCCAACATCGGCTGTCGACCGACACCGTACCAGTCTCGGCGGAGTTATCAAGAGACAGAGCCTTGAAGTTCCCGAGCCCGATGGTGCTGCTCCTGTAAAtggcgatgctgagaaggataGGTCTGATGCCGACTCGGAGAAGCGAGACAGCCGTGACAGCACAGGACGTACACCAACCAAGTTTGTTGGTGGCAAGCGAGTTCCTGTCGTACCATCGACTCCCCCTTCAGAATCCAACCGCGGCGtgcagcttgaagatgctccTATGGAGGACTAG
- a CDS encoding probable tyrosine-tRNA ligase, whose amino-acid sequence MSGLSSEERLRLIKENLAEVLNPEIITSILDQERNPKIYWGTAPTGRPHCGYLVPAIKIAQFLAAGCEVTVLIANIHAMLDNLKTTPELIHHRAEYYQFTVTSTLKACGVDTTKLRFVRGSSFQQRDDYIMDFYKLSTLVSEKACKKAGTEVVKQTSEAPLSAVMYPVLQVLDEQYLDSDAQFGGVDQRKLFTAAIEWLPKLGYRKRAHLMNPMVPGLKGSKMSSSDENSKIDLLDSPDVVAKKIRKAECVPRQVQENGVLALVEYVLLPASALKTGVREFKVERKDAEPRVYSDIETVHEDYSNDVLTPQMLKAAVIDGLLELIGPIQAEYQASNEWQEVALKAYPPPVKKEKKVKKG is encoded by the exons ATGTCTGGTCTGTCGAGCGAGGAGAGGCTCCGCCTCATCAAGGAGAATCTCGCTGAGGTTCTAAATCCCGAGATTATCACGTCCATCCTCGACCAAGAGCGAAACCCCAAGATCTACTGGGGCACTGCTCCAACTGGTCGACCTCACTGTGGTTATCTTGTTCCCGCCATCAAGATTGCCCAGTTCCTTGCTGCCGGCTGCGAGGTTACCGTCCTTATTGCGAACATCCATGCCATGCTCGACAACCTGAAGACTACACCTGAGCTCATTCATCATCGCGCTGAGTACTACCAGTTCACCGTCACTTCCACACTCAAGGCGTGCGGTGTCGATACCACTAAGCTTCGCTTCGTCCGGGGTAGCTCCTTCCAGCAGAGGGACGACTATATTATGGACTTCTACAAGCTTTCTACACTCGTGTCCGAGAAGGCATGCAAGAAGGCTGGAACTGAGGTCGTCAAGCAGACTTCGGAGGCGCCTCTCAGTGCTGTCATGTACCCCGTTCTACAGGTTCTGGATGAGCAGTATCTGGACAGCGACGCTCAGTTTGGCGGTGTCGATCAACGAAAGCTTTTCACTGCAGCCATCGAATGGCTACCAAAGTTGGGTTACCGAAAG CGAGCCCACCTCATGAACCCTATGGTCCCTGGTTTGAAGGGAAGCAAGATGAGCTCAAGTGATGAGA ATAGCAAGATTGATCTTCTCGACTCACCCGATGTTGTCGCAAAGAAAATCCGCAAAGCCGAGTGTGTTCCCAGGCAGGTTCAGGAGAATGGTGTATTGGCTCTCGTGGAGTATGTTCTGCTgcctgcttctgctttgaAGACTGGCGTCCGAGAgttcaaggttgagagaAAGGATGCCGAGCCTCGTGTCTACAGCGATATTGAAACAGTTCATGAGGACTACTCAAACGATGTG TTGACTCCTCAGATGCTGAAAGCTGCTGTGATTGATGGACTCCTCGAGTTGATCGGTCCTATCCAGGCTGAGTACCAAGCCTCGAATGAATGGCAGGAAGTCGCTCTCAAGGCCTACCCACCACCtgtcaagaaggaaaagaaggtcaagaagggcTAG